A genomic region of Peromyscus eremicus chromosome 19, PerEre_H2_v1, whole genome shotgun sequence contains the following coding sequences:
- the LOC131896030 gene encoding transmembrane protein 216-like, which translates to MLFLYLGVEVIRLFFGTKGNPCQRKMPLGISVALTFPSAMMASYYLLLQTYVLRLEAIMNSILLFFCGSELLHEMLTLATFSSMDRI; encoded by the coding sequence ATGCTGTTCCTTTATCTTGGCGTTGAAGTAATAAGACTGTTTTTTGGTACAAAGGGAAACCCCTGCCAGCGAAAGATGCCCCTTGGCATTAGTGTGGCCTTGACCTTCCCGTCTGCCATGATGGCTTCCTATTACCTGCTGCTGCAGACCTATGTGCTTCGCCTGGAAGCTATCATGAACAGCATCTTGCTCTTCTTTTGTGGCTCAGAACTGCTGCATGAGATGCTCACATTGGCCACCTTCTCCAGTATGGACAGGATCTGA